A genomic window from Verrucomicrobiota bacterium includes:
- the infA gene encoding translation initiation factor IF-1 yields the protein MAKEEPIELVGTVTQVLPGTMFRVALPTGHEVLAHISGKMRKNFIRISVGDKVNVEMSPYDLGKARITFRHS from the coding sequence ATGGCTAAGGAAGAACCAATCGAACTCGTAGGTACGGTCACACAGGTGCTTCCCGGCACCATGTTCCGCGTCGCGTTACCCACCGGACATGAAGTCCTGGCCCACATTTCCGGAAAAATGCGCAAGAACTTCATCCGGATCAGCGTCGGCGACAAAGTCAACGTCGAGATGTCACCCTACGACCTCGGCAAGGCCCGCATTACCTTTCGCCATTCTTAG
- a CDS encoding SIS domain-containing protein: protein MTENNGIDRFYHAVLAQLEKVRQTQAASLQTTAEWLAQALVADRWLYVFGTGHSHMLAEEVFYRAGGLARAAPILDHRLMLHHEAIQATYVERETGLADRILASYPVAPGDILIVASNSGRNAVPIEMALRGKELGLRTIAVTNMEQSQAWPSRHTSGKRLFEVCDLVLDNCGVSGDACLDFPGLPGRVGPMSSLTGLFLINAMVVEAIRLALLKGTCPEIYISSNTNGDAHNHQLLEKYRGRLRHL, encoded by the coding sequence ATGACTGAAAACAACGGAATCGATCGCTTCTACCACGCTGTCCTCGCCCAACTCGAGAAGGTGCGCCAAACCCAGGCCGCCTCATTGCAAACCACGGCCGAATGGCTCGCCCAGGCGCTTGTGGCGGATCGCTGGCTCTATGTGTTCGGCACCGGGCATTCACACATGCTCGCCGAGGAGGTTTTTTACCGCGCCGGAGGACTTGCCCGGGCCGCGCCTATCCTCGATCACCGGCTGATGCTTCATCACGAAGCCATCCAAGCCACCTATGTGGAGCGGGAAACCGGTCTGGCGGATCGCATCCTGGCTTCCTATCCTGTTGCACCCGGGGACATTCTCATCGTCGCATCAAATTCCGGACGCAACGCGGTTCCCATCGAGATGGCTTTGCGAGGCAAGGAATTGGGACTCCGAACGATTGCCGTCACCAACATGGAACAGTCGCAGGCTTGGCCCTCCCGGCACACTTCCGGCAAACGCCTTTTCGAAGTTTGCGATCTGGTGTTGGACAATTGCGGAGTGTCGGGCGACGCCTGCCTGGATTTCCCCGGCCTGCCTGGACGGGTGGGTCCCATGTCAAGTCTGACCGGCTTGTTTCTCATCAACGCCATGGTCGTCGAGGCGATTCGACTGGCGCTCTTGAAGGGAACCTGTCCGGAAATTTACATCAGCAGCAACACCAACGGTGACGCCCACAATCACCAGTTGCTGGAAAAATACCGCGGACGACTGCGCCATCTCTAA
- a CDS encoding GNAT family N-acetyltransferase, giving the protein MADPCPSYRIRAARPDDRPATYRVCLETGDAGRDGTSLFQDDPEALGRFYVGPYLQFEPRLALVLEDDTGVCGYALAVLDSRPFYRRFEEEWLTELRRQFPEPSGDPTTWTPARKMHWEYHHPSIHLPKPYAHYPSHLHIDLMPRAQGHRLGVRMMDILLGELRRLGSPGVHLAMHPGNHRALHFYGKLGFTELIRTGAGDSATLYLGLRFAA; this is encoded by the coding sequence ATGGCTGATCCTTGCCCAAGCTACCGCATCCGTGCCGCCCGGCCCGACGACCGTCCGGCCACCTATCGCGTCTGCTTGGAAACCGGGGACGCCGGGCGGGACGGCACTTCCCTGTTCCAAGATGATCCGGAGGCTCTGGGGCGATTTTATGTCGGTCCCTACTTGCAATTCGAACCGCGTCTCGCCTTGGTGCTGGAGGATGACACGGGAGTCTGCGGCTACGCGCTTGCAGTTCTGGATTCGCGTCCCTTTTACCGCCGCTTCGAAGAGGAATGGCTGACTGAACTCAGACGGCAATTTCCGGAACCTTCAGGCGATCCCACCACCTGGACCCCCGCCCGGAAAATGCACTGGGAGTATCATCATCCATCCATCCACCTGCCCAAGCCCTACGCGCACTATCCCTCCCATCTCCACATCGACCTCATGCCCCGCGCCCAAGGGCATCGCCTCGGAGTTCGGATGATGGACATTTTGCTTGGCGAGCTTCGACGGCTCGGTTCGCCCGGAGTCCATCTGGCCATGCATCCCGGAAACCACCGCGCCCTTCATTTCTACGGCAAACTTGGCTTCACCGAGCTCATCCGCACCGGGGCGGGCGACTCCGCGACATTATATCTCGGCCTCCGATTCGCGGCATGA